The following DNA comes from Corynebacterium atrinae.
TTTCCTTCGGCAGCTCAGTCCGCTGCGCTAGTTCGACGATGACATCGGCGACAAGCGCGCGGGAGGTGGTGTAGCCCTCCTTAGGCTTATTTGCCACGATGTCCACTCCCCCGGCTTTCTCCATTGTCAACAGGGCGGGGGCCAAGATGACGAACTCCACATTGGAAGCCAACAAGCGCCGATCCACGGTTTCCTTCGAATCCGCGTAGGGGTAGAAGGAGTCCTCGGGATCAATGTCGTGGTCTAACGATCCGAGGTAAGAGACCATGAGGAACTTTGGCGGGTTGTCCAATTTTTCCAGAGCTTCAATGCAGGTCAGCGCCCCTTCGCGGTCAATGGCGTAGGTATCTGCCTCGCCGCCGCGCCCTCCGTTGCCAGCCGACCACACGGCGATGTCGAATTCGCTGAGGATGTCGGCCCAATCATCGACGCTAAGGACCGTG
Coding sequences within:
- a CDS encoding NAD(P)-binding oxidoreductase; the encoded protein is MTHSLKKILLIGGHGRVAQLATSRLVSAGLDVTSLIRRPEQVSDIEALGSTPLVRDLTVLSVDDWADILSEFDIAVWSAGNGGRGGEADTYAIDREGALTCIEALEKLDNPPKFLMVSYLGSLDHDIDPEDSFYPYADSKETVDRRLLASNVEFVILAPALLTMEKAGGVDIVANKPKEGYTTSRALVADVIVELAQRTELPKEKILAFVDGSGQLAQFAELPPQ